The following are encoded together in the Pedobacter steynii genome:
- a CDS encoding DUF4105 domain-containing protein, which translates to MSRSNRFLLLTVIFLLCQKVSTASQKAPVANFSVSLLTCEKTDRYIYALFGHSAIRIKSNNNQSDLVYNYGTFDTGDPKFYVNFLHGQMRYFLSVTEYQTFIQSYIVDEQSVTEQVLQLNESQKNKLLSLLQEQIKPQNRSYNYDFVKQNCSTKIIDLLSESLGPDFDQALLKLNAGKGPPVRDLLNVYLRRQEFEMIGMNSLLGRRSDTITNKSVSLFLPDTLQKTMDKIQLGTIKLSAPIVYLFKSQHQTASGLPVFYLLSYGLNLFFVLGISAGLSAHPQRYSVPKKLISFLDGFFILALSTLGLLLVYLSCNSALDLLWYNFNILWCHPFYLVLFFRKTRRIASIIFLSGILIFTFLYIHASFFSVLLPVLLLLSLWLSIRIFQAKG; encoded by the coding sequence ATGAGCAGATCAAATAGGTTTCTACTCCTGACCGTTATCTTTTTATTATGCCAGAAAGTAAGTACAGCCAGCCAGAAAGCACCTGTAGCAAATTTCTCGGTAAGCCTGCTGACCTGCGAAAAAACTGACCGGTACATTTATGCCTTATTTGGTCATAGTGCAATACGGATAAAAAGTAACAACAACCAGTCCGACCTGGTCTATAATTACGGAACCTTTGATACAGGTGACCCTAAATTTTATGTTAACTTTCTTCATGGGCAAATGAGGTATTTTCTATCTGTAACAGAGTATCAGACCTTCATTCAATCTTACATCGTGGATGAGCAGTCTGTTACTGAACAGGTATTGCAGTTAAATGAGTCTCAGAAAAACAAATTACTTTCCTTACTTCAGGAACAAATCAAACCTCAAAACAGGTCCTACAACTATGATTTCGTAAAACAAAACTGCTCTACCAAAATCATCGACCTCTTATCCGAATCCCTGGGGCCCGATTTTGACCAAGCCTTGCTCAAATTAAATGCGGGCAAAGGGCCTCCTGTCAGGGATCTATTGAATGTTTACCTCCGCCGGCAGGAATTTGAAATGATTGGCATGAACAGCTTACTTGGCAGAAGGTCAGATACCATTACCAACAAAAGTGTCAGCTTATTTCTACCGGATACGCTACAAAAAACAATGGATAAAATACAACTGGGAACCATTAAATTATCTGCACCCATTGTTTATTTGTTTAAATCCCAACATCAAACCGCCTCCGGGCTCCCTGTTTTCTACCTCCTGTCTTATGGCCTAAATTTATTTTTCGTCCTTGGTATTTCAGCTGGCCTGTCTGCCCATCCTCAACGATATTCGGTACCAAAAAAATTGATCTCCTTTCTCGATGGATTTTTTATTCTGGCCTTAAGTACCCTTGGATTACTGCTGGTTTACCTTTCCTGCAACTCAGCACTGGATCTGCTTTGGTATAATTTCAATATTTTATGGTGTCATCCATTTTACCTGGTTCTTTTCTTTAGGAAAACCAGAAGAATTGCCTCCATCATCTTCCTCTCCGGGATACTGATATTTACCTTTCTATATATTCACGCTTCATTCTTCAGCGTTCTGCTTCCGGTTTTGCTCCTGCTAAGCCTATGGCTGAGTATCCGGATTTTCCAGGCTAAGGGATAG
- a CDS encoding NAD(P)H-dependent oxidoreductase → MSLIEALKWRYATKKMNGEKVSQDKVDQILAAAHLAPTSSGLQPFKIIVVTNPELKEKIKDLAYGQSQITDSSHLLIFAAWDNYTEENIRNVFAHGNRERGMPADSHSDYVNNLVANYTARTPEENFNHAAKQAYIGFGVALAEAALLKVDATPMEGFDPAKLDELLGLKEKGLRTTTLLPLGYRDESGDWLVNLKKVRTPLEDFIIEIK, encoded by the coding sequence ATGAGCTTAATTGAAGCATTAAAATGGCGCTACGCCACAAAAAAAATGAATGGTGAGAAAGTTTCACAGGATAAAGTAGATCAAATCCTTGCAGCAGCACACCTTGCCCCGACCTCTTCAGGATTACAACCATTCAAAATCATTGTGGTTACCAACCCTGAGTTAAAGGAAAAAATCAAGGATCTTGCCTATGGCCAGTCTCAGATCACTGATTCTTCGCATTTGTTGATTTTCGCAGCATGGGATAATTACACAGAAGAGAACATCAGAAACGTATTTGCCCATGGCAACAGAGAGCGCGGCATGCCGGCAGATTCTCATTCAGATTATGTAAACAACCTTGTGGCCAACTATACTGCAAGAACTCCTGAAGAAAACTTCAACCATGCAGCAAAACAAGCTTATATTGGCTTTGGCGTAGCACTTGCAGAAGCGGCTTTATTAAAAGTTGATGCTACTCCAATGGAAGGTTTTGATCCGGCTAAACTTGATGAACTATTGGGTCTGAAAGAAAAAGGTCTTCGTACCACTACTTTATTACCTCTTGGATACAGAGACGAAAGTGGCGACTGGTTGGTAAACCTGAAAAAGGTCCGCACCCCACTGGAAGATTTCATCATCGAAATTAAATAA
- a CDS encoding OmpP1/FadL family transporter codes for MKKILLSCLLAVPILGYSQSFQVNLQGQKQTAMGGAGTGVALDEAAVFFNPGAVSFLKKNGIQAGISPLYLKTAFRENGSNITEYNKDKIATPVMGYAVFGSPENRLRFGIGIYTPFGGAMHWKEDWTGKYTVTSLDLQAIYIQPTLSLKITDHIGIGGGLVYSLGKVDLRRAVPITKPNGEPSTAKLKGDAKDFGWNAGIYVQTVSGVSIGVTHRSQITAKVKNGDAIFDVPDALRATMPTKFNAELPLPATTSIGFGFYPSTKTTIAVDVNWVHWNKYKELAFDYDNNARIPDTKSPRNYHDAAAFRLGIENQTTNRLALRAGIGYAMTPVGKGYVTPEVPDADRLLLSAGLGFKASERFLIDLSFLYENVKARNETNIETGLSGEFKTAAYIPGISFSYKW; via the coding sequence ATGAAAAAGATCCTCCTTAGTTGTTTACTGGCTGTGCCTATTTTAGGCTACTCCCAATCCTTTCAGGTGAACCTTCAGGGCCAAAAACAGACCGCCATGGGCGGTGCTGGAACAGGTGTTGCCCTTGATGAAGCCGCTGTGTTTTTTAATCCTGGAGCTGTCTCCTTCCTAAAGAAAAATGGTATTCAGGCTGGTATCAGTCCATTATACCTTAAAACGGCTTTCCGCGAAAATGGTTCCAACATTACAGAATATAATAAAGACAAAATTGCTACACCTGTGATGGGATATGCAGTTTTTGGTTCACCGGAAAACCGGTTGAGATTTGGTATTGGTATTTACACCCCGTTTGGTGGTGCCATGCACTGGAAAGAAGACTGGACTGGAAAATATACGGTGACCTCCCTGGATCTTCAGGCAATTTACATCCAGCCAACCTTGAGTTTGAAAATTACAGACCATATCGGTATCGGTGGAGGTTTGGTGTATTCACTGGGAAAAGTTGATCTTAGAAGGGCCGTTCCAATCACTAAGCCTAATGGAGAACCTTCAACCGCAAAGCTTAAAGGTGATGCAAAAGATTTTGGCTGGAATGCAGGAATTTATGTGCAAACGGTTTCTGGTGTTTCTATCGGAGTAACCCATCGTTCGCAGATTACAGCGAAGGTAAAAAATGGGGATGCCATTTTTGATGTTCCTGATGCTTTGAGGGCAACTATGCCAACGAAATTTAATGCCGAATTGCCCTTGCCAGCAACGACTTCTATTGGATTTGGTTTTTACCCTTCTACGAAAACCACCATCGCTGTTGATGTAAACTGGGTACACTGGAATAAATATAAAGAACTGGCTTTTGATTACGACAATAATGCCAGAATTCCTGATACCAAATCACCTAGAAATTACCATGATGCTGCGGCCTTCCGTCTGGGGATCGAAAATCAAACGACTAACAGATTGGCTTTACGGGCAGGTATTGGGTATGCTATGACGCCGGTAGGAAAAGGTTATGTAACACCAGAAGTTCCGGATGCTGACCGTCTTTTGCTAAGTGCAGGTCTTGGCTTTAAAGCATCTGAAAGATTCCTTATTGATTTGTCTTTCCTATATGAAAATGTGAAAGCCAGAAATGAAACTAATATTGAAACAGGCCTGAGTGGTGAGTTTAAAACTGCAGCATATATCCCAGGTATTTCTTTCTCTTATAAATGGTAG
- a CDS encoding SGNH/GDSL hydrolase family protein: MKSNFIYKSIFAVAILGMASCKPELKDVTPTKGTADFSRYIAVGNSLTSGYADKGLYLEGQKNSYPGMIAEQMKTVGGGAFYTPFFKDTEADGSGHLVLKGFDAKGLPQIGEKKDQLAVRSTAGGVVLFTKYTGELNNYGVPGIKLAHITFGPYGNLNGFYERLLPGNAPGNNTAYLDFVTAKPYSFFSMWLGNNDILGYASSGGADPADQPTPKATFTDLYNLAVNKMTANQAKGVVATIPDVLSTPYFNTVTLASLLAAVQANAPTVKDLYIKTGSGAVRPATVQDYFVLPLLSAGVIGVPTGGIPYGLHPLNPIESKWVLDKDEAAIVTDYTNAYNNTIKSVAAAKGLAVVDAYALLKEYGAGKDVNGVRVSAAFITGNIFSLDGIHLTPMGYSIVANEFIKSINAKYGSSIPIVDVTKYRGVKFP; this comes from the coding sequence ATGAAATCAAATTTTATATATAAAAGTATTTTTGCAGTTGCTATTCTCGGAATGGCTTCCTGCAAACCAGAGCTTAAAGACGTTACCCCTACTAAAGGAACGGCTGATTTTTCAAGATATATTGCAGTGGGAAATTCACTCACTTCCGGTTATGCGGATAAAGGGCTGTACCTGGAAGGACAGAAAAACTCTTATCCTGGAATGATTGCCGAACAGATGAAGACCGTAGGTGGCGGGGCTTTTTATACGCCTTTCTTTAAAGATACTGAAGCTGATGGTTCAGGTCACCTGGTGCTGAAAGGATTCGACGCGAAAGGTTTGCCTCAGATCGGAGAGAAAAAAGATCAGCTGGCAGTCAGATCTACAGCAGGTGGGGTGGTGCTATTTACCAAGTACACCGGAGAACTCAACAATTATGGTGTTCCGGGAATCAAACTAGCGCACATTACCTTTGGCCCTTATGGAAATCTGAATGGATTTTATGAAAGACTGTTACCAGGTAATGCACCTGGAAATAATACGGCTTATCTGGATTTTGTAACCGCTAAACCTTATTCTTTCTTCAGCATGTGGTTAGGTAATAACGATATCCTGGGATATGCAAGTTCAGGAGGTGCTGATCCTGCTGATCAGCCGACGCCTAAAGCAACCTTTACTGACCTATATAATCTGGCTGTTAACAAGATGACGGCAAATCAGGCTAAAGGTGTAGTTGCAACGATTCCTGATGTATTGAGTACCCCTTATTTTAACACAGTTACCCTGGCTTCATTGCTTGCTGCCGTGCAGGCAAACGCACCCACAGTAAAAGATCTGTATATCAAGACAGGATCAGGTGCGGTAAGGCCGGCAACGGTGCAGGATTATTTCGTGCTTCCTTTGCTTTCTGCCGGAGTGATCGGTGTGCCTACGGGTGGAATCCCTTATGGTTTACATCCGTTGAATCCAATCGAAAGTAAGTGGGTTTTAGACAAAGATGAGGCTGCTATTGTAACTGATTATACCAATGCTTATAACAATACCATCAAATCTGTGGCTGCAGCCAAAGGCCTAGCTGTGGTGGATGCTTACGCCTTATTGAAAGAGTATGGAGCTGGTAAAGATGTGAACGGGGTAAGGGTAAGTGCAGCTTTTATCACGGGAAATATCTTCTCTTTGGATGGAATTCACCTGACGCCGATGGGATATTCTATTGTAGCCAATGAATTTATCAAATCTATTAATGCAAAATATGGTTCCTCTATTCCGATTGTTGATGTGACGAAATACAGAGGGGTGAAGTTCCCTTAA
- a CDS encoding DUF6266 family protein, whose product MAKAANGPLGSLNGKLNNLVFYTLNGQHICRTIGDPGKPSINQLANRQAMSVTMRMVKSINEFISVSFDLEAQGTVKNAHNLATSYIKKKALKGEYPNLSVDYSKVELSHGTLQGATGLTLEKTETGVQISWNTEGRYDDIVMILLCHPLRRSATSRINASRRDAGTCFIKLEQDGILDEPIEAYICFRAANGKEISDSVYLGNLNGEAETEEEIIKKRKYDEVKQRFDLVESDYLQQIKDNWGNPVDSKAFRTLAKEYEVLKGKLLHLPGKPG is encoded by the coding sequence ATGGCAAAAGCAGCAAATGGCCCTTTGGGCTCTTTAAACGGGAAATTAAATAACCTGGTTTTTTACACGCTAAACGGGCAACATATTTGCCGTACCATTGGCGATCCGGGTAAACCAAGCATTAATCAGCTGGCCAACCGTCAGGCGATGTCAGTAACGATGCGCATGGTAAAGTCAATCAACGAATTTATCAGTGTCAGTTTTGATCTGGAAGCTCAGGGAACGGTTAAAAATGCACATAACCTGGCTACCTCATATATTAAAAAGAAGGCTTTAAAAGGCGAATATCCCAATCTTTCTGTAGATTATAGCAAGGTGGAACTGAGTCATGGTACATTACAAGGCGCTACAGGCCTCACGCTTGAAAAAACAGAAACCGGTGTACAGATCAGCTGGAATACTGAGGGGCGTTATGATGATATCGTGATGATTTTGCTTTGTCATCCTTTAAGAAGATCAGCCACTTCCCGCATTAATGCCAGCAGGAGAGATGCAGGGACCTGTTTTATTAAATTGGAGCAGGATGGAATCCTGGATGAACCTATAGAAGCTTATATCTGTTTTAGAGCTGCCAATGGTAAGGAAATCTCAGACAGTGTCTACTTAGGAAATCTGAACGGAGAAGCAGAAACTGAGGAAGAGATCATCAAAAAAAGAAAATATGATGAGGTAAAACAGCGTTTTGATCTGGTTGAGTCCGATTATTTGCAGCAAATTAAAGACAATTGGGGGAATCCTGTCGATAGCAAGGCTTTCCGGACTCTGGCAAAAGAATATGAGGTACTAAAGGGTAAATTGCTACACCTCCCGGGGAAGCCCGGTTAG
- a CDS encoding AIM24 family protein: MNKREYTLNEFILEAAEDPNENDFFELEKPALLEVNLKNQKIMAKAGSMVAYIGNIDFKREGMMSKGLGGLLKKAISGEGTSLMYATGTGKLYLADEGKKVKIIKLKNEAIFVNGNDVLALEESIQNEIKMLKSVAGMMSGGLFQVKLSGSGYIAITTHGEPILLKVTPGQPVFTDPNATVAWSENLTPKIKTNLTFGSFIGRGSGESFQLEFMGEGWVLVQPYEEVKYAAKA, translated from the coding sequence ATGAACAAAAGAGAATACACGCTGAATGAATTTATTCTGGAAGCGGCAGAAGATCCCAATGAAAATGATTTCTTTGAACTGGAAAAGCCAGCTTTACTAGAGGTGAATCTTAAGAATCAAAAGATAATGGCCAAAGCCGGATCTATGGTTGCTTATATAGGTAATATTGATTTCAAAAGAGAAGGTATGATGAGTAAGGGACTCGGAGGCTTACTTAAGAAAGCTATTTCCGGAGAAGGTACTTCGCTGATGTATGCTACCGGAACGGGTAAACTATACCTGGCTGATGAAGGCAAAAAGGTGAAGATCATTAAGCTGAAAAATGAAGCCATCTTTGTGAATGGTAATGATGTTTTAGCCTTGGAAGAAAGCATTCAGAACGAGATCAAAATGCTTAAAAGTGTAGCTGGCATGATGTCCGGAGGTTTGTTTCAGGTAAAGCTTTCTGGTTCAGGTTATATTGCAATCACGACTCATGGAGAGCCGATTCTATTAAAAGTGACTCCGGGTCAGCCTGTGTTTACGGATCCGAATGCCACTGTGGCCTGGTCTGAAAACCTGACCCCAAAAATAAAAACCAACCTGACATTTGGTTCATTTATCGGACGCGGTAGCGGGGAGTCCTTCCAGCTGGAATTTATGGGCGAAGGATGGGTATTGGTACAGCCTTACGAAGAAGTTAAATATGCTGCTAAAGCTTAA
- a CDS encoding copper resistance protein NlpE produces the protein MKKQILTLATVSVLLWSCTNETKKTTNVDRAATTETADSTVKTGDAAVNDSHNAQNSLDWNGTYKGVLPCADCEGIQTELTLNQDMTFVLKRNYMGRDTKFPEDKGTFKWDSSGSKVELIGLKDQPTHYFVGENKLIQLDMEGKEITGALADKYILKK, from the coding sequence ATGAAAAAGCAAATCTTAACTCTCGCCACAGTATCTGTATTATTATGGAGCTGTACCAATGAAACAAAGAAAACCACAAACGTAGACCGTGCTGCAACGACAGAAACGGCAGACAGTACTGTAAAAACAGGGGATGCAGCCGTCAACGATAGCCATAATGCACAGAATTCACTGGACTGGAACGGCACCTATAAAGGCGTTCTTCCCTGTGCAGACTGCGAGGGAATCCAGACTGAACTTACCCTTAACCAGGATATGACCTTTGTCCTGAAGAGGAATTATATGGGCAGAGACACAAAATTCCCTGAAGATAAAGGCACGTTTAAATGGGATAGCAGTGGCTCTAAAGTTGAACTTATCGGATTAAAAGATCAACCAACCCACTATTTTGTTGGAGAAAACAAACTGATTCAACTCGATATGGAAGGAAAAGAAATCACTGGAGCGTTAGCAGACAAATATATTCTTAAGAAATAG
- the msrA gene encoding peptide-methionine (S)-S-oxide reductase MsrA, translating into MKYISIMVLVLLSTLSADPANAQAKKLQKATFGMGCFWCSEALFQRLNGVSSVRSGYEGGDVANPSYEDVCTGTTGHAEVIEITYDPLKIEYDELLEVFWKSHDPTTLNRQGADVGTQYRSVVFYHNEEQKQIADKYKKELNDTKAFGKPVVTAINKASTFYLADSYHQDYFNKNGNQPYCRMVILPKLEKLEKVFKAKLKH; encoded by the coding sequence ATGAAGTATATATCAATCATGGTCTTAGTGCTCTTATCAACTTTATCAGCAGACCCAGCCAATGCACAGGCAAAAAAATTACAGAAAGCCACCTTTGGCATGGGATGTTTCTGGTGTTCGGAAGCACTCTTCCAGCGACTTAACGGGGTAAGCAGTGTCAGATCTGGTTATGAGGGTGGAGATGTAGCCAATCCTTCTTATGAAGATGTATGTACCGGAACAACCGGACATGCGGAGGTCATTGAAATCACTTATGATCCGCTTAAGATAGAATATGATGAGCTTTTGGAGGTTTTCTGGAAAAGCCATGATCCAACCACCTTAAACCGTCAGGGTGCAGATGTAGGCACCCAATACCGCTCTGTTGTATTTTACCATAATGAAGAACAGAAACAGATTGCAGATAAATATAAAAAAGAGCTGAATGATACCAAAGCTTTTGGCAAGCCGGTGGTCACGGCCATCAATAAGGCTTCAACATTTTATCTGGCAGACAGCTACCACCAGGATTATTTCAACAAAAATGGAAACCAGCCTTATTGCAGAATGGTGATTCTTCCCAAGCTGGAAAAGCTGGAGAAAGTCTTTAAAGCAAAGCTGAAGCATTAA
- a CDS encoding isopenicillin N synthase family dioxygenase, which translates to MSTPYIPSLDLSSYIDGDEAQRKKFSDELGRAFNDSGFVTITNHGVSQELIDKLYRNIQAVFGLSPEQKKKYEKVELAGQRGYTSPGKETAKGAKTADLKEFWQIGQEVTDGDPIKAEYPDNEVLEELPEFNEVTREIYKALENNGKHLLRAIATYLSLPIDYFDKHVHNGNSILRGIHYFPIENPDALPDDAVRAGAHEDINLITLLIGASADGLEVLTRSNEWLPIKAGHTDIVVNVGDMLQRLTNNKLRSTTHRVVNPPRELMKTSRFSVPFFLHPRSDMDLTSLESTIDEAHPKVYEDMTAGEYLDERLREIGLKK; encoded by the coding sequence ATGTCAACACCTTATATTCCAAGTTTAGACCTGAGCTCATACATTGATGGAGATGAAGCGCAGCGTAAAAAGTTCTCTGACGAATTGGGCAGGGCCTTCAATGATTCTGGTTTCGTAACCATCACTAATCATGGTGTAAGTCAGGAATTAATTGATAAGCTATATAGAAATATTCAGGCTGTTTTTGGATTAAGTCCTGAGCAGAAAAAGAAATACGAAAAGGTGGAGCTTGCCGGACAACGTGGATACACCAGTCCTGGGAAAGAAACCGCTAAAGGTGCTAAAACAGCAGACCTTAAAGAATTCTGGCAGATTGGTCAGGAAGTGACAGATGGTGACCCGATCAAAGCAGAATATCCTGACAATGAGGTGTTGGAAGAACTGCCTGAGTTTAATGAAGTCACCCGCGAAATCTATAAGGCTTTAGAAAATAATGGTAAACATCTTTTACGTGCCATTGCAACGTATCTGTCATTGCCAATTGATTATTTTGATAAACATGTACATAACGGTAACTCTATTTTAAGAGGGATTCATTACTTCCCGATAGAAAATCCGGATGCTTTACCTGATGATGCGGTGCGTGCAGGCGCTCACGAAGACATTAACCTGATCACTTTGCTGATTGGTGCAAGTGCAGATGGATTAGAAGTTCTTACCCGCAGTAACGAATGGTTGCCAATTAAAGCAGGTCATACCGATATTGTAGTAAATGTTGGAGATATGTTGCAGCGTTTAACAAACAATAAACTGCGTTCTACTACACACCGGGTAGTAAATCCGCCCCGTGAATTGATGAAAACCTCCCGTTTCTCTGTTCCTTTCTTTTTACATCCACGTTCTGATATGGATTTAACCAGTCTGGAATCTACAATTGATGAGGCGCATCCTAAGGTGTATGAAGATATGACTGCCGGAGAATATCTTGACGAACGTCTGAGAGAAATCGGTTTAAAGAAATAA
- a CDS encoding DUF1579 domain-containing protein produces MKKLTLTVMALLMLVITSRVQAQDEAMMKAWQAYMTPGDVHKMMAKDDGKWDAEVTMWMVPGAPPEKSKASSENSMIMGGRYQKCLFKGTMMGMPFEGMSIMGYDNSKKAFVSSWIDNMGTGIMHMEGTWDDATKSINFKGTCVDPMTGKDTNIRQVMKFMDDNSQLLEMYCTMDGKEMKNMEIRYSRKK; encoded by the coding sequence ATGAAAAAGTTAACATTAACTGTTATGGCATTGCTGATGCTTGTCATAACCAGCCGGGTTCAGGCGCAAGATGAGGCCATGATGAAAGCATGGCAAGCTTATATGACCCCTGGCGATGTGCACAAAATGATGGCTAAGGATGATGGGAAATGGGATGCGGAAGTAACGATGTGGATGGTACCGGGGGCTCCACCGGAAAAAAGTAAAGCGAGCTCAGAAAATTCAATGATTATGGGCGGCCGCTACCAAAAGTGTTTATTTAAAGGAACCATGATGGGAATGCCTTTTGAAGGAATGAGTATTATGGGCTATGACAATTCAAAAAAAGCTTTTGTCAGCAGCTGGATAGACAACATGGGCACAGGCATCATGCACATGGAAGGCACCTGGGATGACGCTACAAAATCAATCAACTTTAAGGGCACATGTGTAGACCCTATGACAGGGAAAGACACCAACATTCGTCAGGTCATGAAATTCATGGATGACAACAGCCAGCTGCTGGAAATGTATTGCACCATGGATGGCAAAGAAATGAAAAACATGGAGATCAGGTATTCAAGAAAAAAATAA
- a CDS encoding serine hydrolase domain-containing protein: protein MEKKYMRKNNFAGIITISFIALFTFNACAQDHQQNQQRLSLLHTISSNTVLLNNQDNTIPLVDLDKKNIASVSLGFAFHSTFDSLLNKYTKVSSFSSDQYLSSTTLNDLEDDLKYFNLVIISLPVSAVNDPRNMGFINSLAKSKKMIISLFGETGSLLAFDGLNAPLIWSNQNNDEAAITVPQMIFGGIGTSKKLSANYSPKYLSGSGSVTSPTRLKYTLPEDAAVNSDNLKEIDNIANEAIRAQAAPGIVVLVAKDGKVIFNKAYGNHTYNNGLTEKVTDIFDLASLTKTTATTPTVMRLYEEHKLNLDTNIGAYIPKARLSPMNNIKVREVMLHQAGFIPYIPFHNFIKTGDYSRDSSAAYPTKVADFYYIKKGFFKDFMWPKMLNSPIQTRGKYVYSDISMYVMKEISERLSGIPLDAYVWENFYKPLGMQTAGFLPRNRFTKDQIVPTEQDTYFRKTLLEGYVHDQGAALAGGVSGHAGLFASANDVAIIYQMLLNKGTYGGTRYFQSQTVDMFTQKQSDISRRGLGFDRWDPDASKKYPSELASPQTYGHTGYTGTCVWVDPAKGLVYVFLSNRVTPSVSEKLGNMKIRPRIQDAIYRAIEKGSN from the coding sequence ATGGAGAAAAAGTATATGAGAAAAAATAACTTTGCCGGAATCATCACCATCAGTTTCATTGCCCTGTTCACCTTCAACGCCTGCGCACAGGATCACCAGCAAAACCAACAACGGCTCTCTCTTCTCCATACCATCAGCAGCAATACGGTCCTGCTGAATAATCAGGACAACACCATTCCCCTGGTTGACCTCGACAAAAAGAACATTGCCTCGGTAAGTCTTGGCTTTGCCTTTCACAGCACATTTGACAGCCTGCTCAACAAGTACACAAAAGTAAGCAGCTTCTCTTCCGATCAGTACCTGAGCTCAACTACATTAAACGACCTGGAAGACGACCTTAAATATTTTAACCTCGTGATCATTTCCCTACCTGTTTCAGCCGTAAATGACCCCAGAAATATGGGCTTCATCAACAGCCTGGCAAAAAGCAAAAAAATGATCATCTCCCTTTTCGGCGAAACCGGAAGTCTGCTCGCCTTTGATGGACTTAACGCTCCCCTGATCTGGTCCAACCAGAACAACGACGAAGCGGCCATCACCGTTCCTCAAATGATCTTTGGAGGAATCGGCACCAGCAAAAAACTAAGCGCCAATTATTCTCCCAAGTACCTTAGCGGATCAGGTTCCGTAACCAGTCCTACCCGCTTAAAATATACCCTGCCGGAAGATGCAGCTGTCAATTCCGACAACCTGAAGGAAATCGATAACATTGCCAATGAAGCCATCCGCGCCCAGGCAGCTCCCGGGATCGTCGTCTTAGTAGCCAAAGACGGGAAAGTAATCTTCAACAAAGCTTATGGCAACCACACTTACAACAATGGTCTTACGGAAAAAGTAACAGATATTTTCGACCTGGCCTCTTTAACAAAAACTACCGCCACCACACCTACAGTGATGCGTCTGTATGAAGAACATAAGCTAAACCTGGATACCAATATCGGTGCTTACATCCCTAAAGCAAGACTATCCCCAATGAACAACATTAAAGTTCGCGAGGTGATGTTACACCAGGCAGGTTTTATTCCCTACATTCCCTTCCATAATTTCATAAAAACCGGAGATTATAGCAGAGATTCCAGTGCCGCTTACCCTACCAAGGTAGCTGACTTCTACTATATCAAAAAGGGATTTTTTAAAGACTTCATGTGGCCAAAGATGCTGAACTCCCCGATTCAAACCCGCGGGAAATACGTATACAGTGACATCAGCATGTATGTGATGAAAGAAATCTCCGAGCGCCTGAGCGGCATCCCGCTGGATGCTTATGTATGGGAAAACTTTTATAAACCACTTGGGATGCAAACCGCAGGATTCCTGCCACGTAACCGGTTTACGAAAGATCAGATCGTACCTACAGAGCAGGATACTTATTTCAGAAAGACCTTACTGGAAGGTTATGTCCATGATCAGGGCGCTGCATTGGCAGGAGGTGTTTCCGGACATGCCGGCTTATTTGCCAGCGCAAATGATGTGGCCATCATTTATCAGATGCTACTCAACAAAGGTACTTATGGAGGCACACGCTACTTCCAGTCGCAGACCGTAGATATGTTTACGCAAAAGCAATCTGACATCAGCCGGAGAGGCTTAGGCTTTGACCGCTGGGATCCGGATGCCAGCAAGAAATATCCTTCTGAACTGGCTTCTCCACAAACTTATGGACATACCGGATATACCGGGACATGCGTGTGGGTAGACCCTGCAAAAGGACTCGTTTACGTCTTCTTATCAAACAGGGTAACCCCTTCAGTATCAGAGAAATTAGGCAACATGAAGATCCGTCCAAGAATTCAGGACGCCATTTACAGGGCCATAGAAAAGGGTAGCAATTAA